The sequence below is a genomic window from Lolium perenne isolate Kyuss_39 chromosome 4, Kyuss_2.0, whole genome shotgun sequence.
GAAGGGTAGTATTCCACCGAGATGATCGCCACATCTCCTCTCCTTTTGGCCTTGCAACTTGAGAGCCATCATAAATGAGCAATCTGAGCACCGCGTGGCGACTTGAACCTCATATGCCATCGAAAGACCTAAACCAATGAGTtttcaaagaagtaaataaacatACCAGTTTATAACACTACCATTTAATAAATGCACTTCATATCTAACGAAAAAAATCAGGCTCACTTGGTTGTTGGAATGTACAACCCAATCACCCAAGTTTAAGTCTTCGCAGGCACAAGTTCTGGTTCTTATCATTTGAAAACAAAACTCGTCGTGGGTATATGGTTCACTTGATCTTGGGAGCAATTGAAATGTATGATATGGTGTAAATAGATATGGATTTAAGATAAAGCTTAGCTGGCATAATCATAAATACATGTCCAGAAAAGCGCACTCTCCTCTCATCTGCCCTGAGCACAATGCCACAATTGAAAGACAACGACAACCTAGAGTCTCACAAAGTTTCTAGAAGAAACAATACCGCTATATTGGGAGgaggcgttttggctcataggagcatttgctcccattatacaaaataattaaaaaataattttaagaatgtcaaaaaaaattgacataaattttttggtatacatcatgacattctatgttcgtacacaagttttcgTGAAAAAAGAACATTTTATGTGGcatgtacaaaaaagacaaaaatatgtactgtacgtagtcgtgttgggGCATTAAAAATTATCTTTTTTACAGGAGATACATAAAATAttatttttttctgaaaatttgtgtacgaacataaaatatctagatgtacatgcaaaaatttattttagaattttttgacacttcaaaaTGTATATTCACATAACGAGTtcatatgctcctatgagccaaagtgaattTCCCGCTATATTGAGACTATTGCTTTGGTTAACAAAAACTTCCAACCTTGCCAAGACACCATGAAACCCTACACTCATATGGTACCTTGTCGTTCAACCTTCCTTTCCCCTCTTCTCTAGTGCTCGTCCATTCTCGGCGTACAGTGGGTATCTAGGTGACGCCGTTAATTTCTTGTGCTGTAATTTATGTTCTTTAGTTCTATTTTAAAAAAATTGCCAGATGAAAAGGTTTATTCATTCTCATGTGAGTTCTTTTAATGATTTTTTTCTTATGGCACCCACTTGGACATCATCATGGACTCTTTTATTCAAATATGTTTTCTATACAAAATTGAAAATCATGAAATACTTAGATTTTGTATGTGGGTCGTTGACTTGTAGATTTCAATCATGTATAAATCATTTTCTAAGGATTTGCTTGCACTATGTTAAAAAAATCAACTAACTCAAACCACTTGGGAGGAATCATGTTTTTCGCCTATAATTCAATCAAGTAAATTAAAATTTGGGTACAATTTTAACCCTGTATGATTTTGCATGACGTTGCAATCCTACATTGTTTTCCTTTTCTTGATCCGGTGATACAACAATGCCTACACCCGAAATCAATCACGCAGTTCAATGCATCACTTGTGATTTTCTTTCGGCTAAAATACCAGACAAGGTAAAGGTCCTAGACATCAATACATTCCATGGATAATCTAGTTACAACAATCTTGTGGTCTCACATACCAAATGAATTCGCAAAACGGAGTTGCAAGGCACACATGCATATGATTAACACAGACAAGTCCCATACAAGATTGAGTAGTCGTTGATCACATTGATCTTCAAAACGCAAAGCATTTAGGTCACTACGGGAAATGACTTAGCTGCCGAGTATCGGAAATACTCGGCAAATCCAAAACCAATATACTCTGCCGCGTGTTTTTTGTTCCTAACTCGGCATATAAGCTGTTTGCTGAGCTCTGGCTAAAAAATACTTGGCAAACAACCGCAAAAATGCATTTTCCTGTAGTGGTGGACCTTGAAAAAACAAAGCATATAGGTGATTTTCCACATCAAAATGTAGCCAATTCACATAAGCTTTGGGTTTTTAAGGTCATCCACATAAAAATATAGCCAATTCACTATTGTTGACCGAGGCAGCTAACGAACGGTTTTATTTTGAATGGGTAAAGACCGAAATTTAGCTCTGAGTAGCTTAGAAAGGATGGAGGATCATGAGATAACAAACTGTCTAGCCTTCATGTCTTCTTCCTACGGGCCAATCTGCTGCTCCAAGTCTCCTCTGCCATGATCGGCAAACCGGTACCTGCTTTAGTTAACAAGATTAACCACATTCGATCATTGGCATACTAAATCACGAGATCAAAGATATATAAGTATTGCAACGTAAACCTGACACACTAACCTGATCTACAAAACCTCAGTTCAGTCTCATAAAACTCCTCCTCGCTTTCATCATGATCACCGTCGTCGCCATCGGCATCTTTctcgtcctcgtcgccgccatcaTCGCCGTCGCTGCACCGTGGCATGCGATCATCCCTTCCTACCTTGCCACCGTCTTCCGACACGCCGGCGAAGAGCCCCGTCACGCTCATCTGCTTACCGATCATTCGGGCGACGCAGTACGGCAGCTTCTTCAGGTTCgctccgcgcgccgccgcccgctgCCTCCCTTGCTTCCGGCCATCGAGCCACGCGCCAGCGAAGGCCAGGCAGTCCAGGAGGCTCTCCCTGGCCATTCCTCCCTTCATGTCGTACGCCTGCGCGCGGCGCCACAGGCTCCTGGCGTGTGCGTTCGCCGGCCGCGCCAGCGAGAGCGCACGCGTGGCGTCGCTCGCCGCCGCGTCGACCTCGCGCCGCGCGAGCCAGCACTGCGCACGGTTGCTATGCAGCACGAGGCGCTCCCGCCTCCCGCTCAGCGGGCACAGCTCCAGCGCCTCTGTGTACAGCTCGATGGCTCTCTCCACCTCGCCGTGCCAGAACATATCGTTGCCTTGCCTCTTCTTCTCCTTGGCCAAAAGCTTTCTCTGAAGCAGCTCGTCCCTGGACATTGATCCTTCCATCTCCTTTCTCTCGATCTTTGCCCCCCTTAAGCTAGCAATTGCTTCCCTTGCTTCCGAGCGTAACTCGCCAAGGGAAGCATGGTCGTCATCGCCAAGAAGCAGTGcgctggttatggcatcgccaagTCGTCGCCGTGGACCAAGACGCCGGAGCTCAGCAAGATCGACGAGATATGGCGCTGTGGCATCGGCAACGGCGTGCCAAGAGTCGCGGTCGCCGAGGAGAAGGAGCAAGCAGTCGATGGCCATGTACTGCCAGTCGTCTGACGACCGGGCCAGGTCGCAGAGGCCGGAGAGCGCGTCCGGGCACGCTGCGATGGCGTCACGGCCGACGGCGCTTCGGCAGAGCAGTCGAAGCAGCCCGACACCGGCGGGCGAGTCGCCGTTCGCCAGGCCACCCCACATCCGGCACAGCTCGCGCGAGAAGACGGTGTCCTGGCATATCAGAACATGAGATGACGGGTCTCGCGAGGCGAGGCAGCTCAGGAAGTAGAGTGACCAGCACTGGAGCTGGCTTGCCCACTCCTCGGCTTTCCGGTCCTCGGCGCCGACGCCGCCATGGAGCCCGCGCGTCAAGAGTTCCCGCTGGTACTTTGGTCTCTTGCTCGGCGCCAGTGCGACGTAGTTCGTATACACGTCACTGACGCATGTGGACGCGGCGCGCACGGCGAGCGGCACTGCCTCGGCGGCGTGCCGCGCGACAGCAGGATACGTGGCGTCGTAGCTGGCGAGGTGGCCCAGAGCGCGCGTGGCGGCGCGCCTCTCGACCCACGTCATCGCATCGCCGAGGAGGGCTAGCAGGGGGCGCACGGCGCCGGCTGCCACGGCGAGCTCGGCGTGCGCGGATGAGCGTATGGTGTAGGATCCGAGGACATGTGCGGCGTAGTACGGCACGCACGCGTTCTGGCCGCGGCGGCGCCAAGCCGCGTCGTCGACGGCGCGCGCGAGGAGGAGGGACATGCACCGGATGGCACCGAGCGACGGGAGCTCGGGGTCGTCGGGCGCTTCCATGGCCGCGCGCCACACGGCAGCCACCGCCCCGCCATCGTCGTCTTCGCGGTAGGGAAGCTCACGGAAGAATGCGGCAACGCTGGCGCGCCGGAGTCGGGCGTCCGGCTGCTTCATGGTGCAGAAGAAGCAGCCGCAGCTTGAGCTCAGATCTTCAGCTTCGTCCTCCGCTTCTTCCTCTAGGATCTTGGCCATGGTTTTCGACTTGCTCTTGCCGTTGCTAGATTGCAAGCTTCTGGTGTTCAGGTCCATTTGAATGTGGCGATCTTGCGTTTGTGGCTTGTGCCAGGGTTAGAAGGAAGGAAGCAAAGGAGTGAGGATGAGTAGGGTTTTGTAGGAGCGGGGGGACATGATGCAGATGTACAATTAGTCAGTCAATTATGAGCGTTTTCTAATGCTCTTGTTAACTTCTTTTCAGGGAGTGGAAGCTGTTCTTTATGCTCACCAGCCGGCCGGGATGAACTTTTCTGATCCTGTTACTGATGTTTGGGGTTAATATATTGCGAACCTGAAATAGTACTGGAGTTCATTGTTTGACACCTGCATCTGCAGTTCAGTACGAGGTACTGTACAGCTAAATAAGCAGGTAACGATAGTGCCAGACCAAGTCTTAATTAACAGCAGCAAGTCTTGGGGTAAGACAAGTTATGTTGCTGACCAAGAGTTAGTTCaatcggttttgctatgtctcagtcaactgagattttcttaagtctaagtcaattacaaaaatgtgctttgagttgcacttttctgttaaaaaagtgcaattgcacttttctgatagaaatgtgcaactgaaccgagttgcacttttctttaaactgtaattgcacttttctgagttgactgagacttaagaaaatctcagtcaactgagacataggcacacccTAGTTCAATTGCTGATCGGATAGTGGTACTAGTTACTATTTGTCAGTCGTCAGATAAATAGAAAAGCTGATTTCGAAGATTTTTTTTACCACAGACTGATCTCGAAGATTATAGTGTGCACGTTGTATATTCAGATAGTAAGTGACTATTTTTTCGGTAGATGACATCAACGAATGCCAGTTACAACCCATGTTGCAACCTATAACCGGTACAAATCATGAATCAATCCAACGGTCCATGGCATTTTATTAGTTGCAACTCATGGTTAGCACGAGTCACGAAATAATCCAACGATCTGAGACATATTATTCTGAGTTAAATCCATGATAAAGTAGTAAAATCTTAGTTGAAACGCAATATGCAGCTAGTAAAATCTTAGTAGTAAACTCATGGCTACCACGAATTACGACATAATCAACGTCCTAGAAGTGGGAGAGTTAGCGAAATCCTTTCAGATAACTAGAATCCCATTTCAGATTTCCAAATCAACACATTTTTAGGCATGGATGCTGAAATAATAAGAGTGGTCGATTTCCATTAAAATGAGGCAGTCCTCATGATTTTGTACCACGTGAACGGCCATTTTACCTGGTAATTTGCTTTTAGTAGGTGAACTACTTTTGCAACTGAAAAATCGAAGTTCGCAACACAACCTACAACTCAGAGGGCTGAAAAATCTCAACTGTATCCACATTAGTAACTCATAGGATGCATGAATAGCAATGCAATTTGATGGTCATGAAGTTGAATGAGCTCTATCTTGATTCTCATTCGACTGATAACAGCACAACCGATCGAAATAATAATCCATTTGGAATGAGCATACCACCTTTATTAGCCCCCAACCCATGGTTAGTTCTATGCACACTTGTAATTTGTGAAGCCATGCCATGCATTTTTTTTCTCAAGAATACAAGCCATGCCAAGCATTACCTGGTCATAGTTTATTCACAAATCCatgtatctagatatattttagtgtgtatctttacttatttttatatgTATCTAATTTACTTTAAAATATATAAAAGGTTTTACAATAGTGAATGGAGAGATTAGTTTAACCGAAGTATAATAAGAGTGGACTGcgagctaagggcatctccaaccggctgacccaaacgAACGCGCTGGGCCGTCTGTTTTGGGCAGTTTGCGTGGCCGGCCGGACACGCgaacagcgccccgcgtccgcgtgtccgtttgggtcgcacgctgcgcccaacgcagcgGCCACCCATTTGGCCATTTGGCGTATTTTTTTGGGAAATAGACCATCTGGCCACACATACTTATAAATAGTATGTAACAAATATAGAAATAATATCTAACAACTATAGAATAATATCAAATAGCATAAAAtaatatcaaataaaatgttgcatgatgaagaaataaaatgtgccatagttcgaacaaatataaaaattacaaattgagattgtcaactcaatttggacgctctaggatctccttctgcctcttctcgaaccaagctctgttcgcctcgctcatgttggtcaagtcggcgttcatgATTAGGTTGTCCTCGGCCTGGCCTTTGAGCTCAACTTCcttcgccttcaactccacctcttGGGCCCTTGACAGTGATGTGAGCTCAATttctctctctttgagctcaatttctcta
It includes:
- the LOC127349123 gene encoding uncharacterized protein, yielding MDLNTRSLQSSNGKSKSKTMAKILEEEAEDEAEDLSSSCGCFFCTMKQPDARLRRASVAAFFRELPYREDDDGGAVAAVWRAAMEAPDDPELPSLGAIRCMSLLLARAVDDAAWRRRGQNACVPYYAAHVLGSYTIRSSAHAELAVAAGAVRPLLALLGDAMTWVERRAATRALGHLASYDATYPAVARHAAEAVPLAVRAASTCVSDVYTNYVALAPSKRPKYQRELLTRGLHGGVGAEDRKAEEWASQLQCWSLYFLSCLASRDPSSHVLICQDTVFSRELCRMWGGLANGDSPAGVGLLRLLCRSAVGRDAIAACPDALSGLCDLARSSDDWQYMAIDCLLLLLGDRDSWHAVADATAPYLVDLAELRRLGPRRRLGDAITSALLLGDDDHASLGELRSEAREAIASLRGAKIERKEMEGSMSRDELLQRKLLAKEKKRQGNDMFWHGEVERAIELYTEALELCPLSGRRERLVLHSNRAQCWLARREVDAAASDATRALSLARPANAHARSLWRRAQAYDMKGGMARESLLDCLAFAGAWLDGRKQGRQRAAARGANLKKLPYCVARMIGKQMSVTGLFAGVSEDGGKVGRDDRMPRCSDGDDGGDEDEKDADGDDGDHDESEEEFYETELRFCRSGTGLPIMAEETWSSRLARRKKT